A DNA window from Fibrobacter succinogenes contains the following coding sequences:
- a CDS encoding rod shape-determining protein yields the protein MFGLFSCDIGIDLGTANTLVHVAGQGIVINEPTVIAVDRKSNRITAIGAEAKKMLGRTSGESRAIRPMRDGVIADFELVEKLLTTFIRRVQRYPMWMAKPRVVVGVPNGITEVETRAVIDAIKMTGAKEVHLVHEPMAAAIGMGIPVEEPVGNMIVDIGGGTSDIAVIALNKSDCNGSVRVGGDEMDEAIVRYLRTMYNLCVGESTAEQIKIQIGSANPLEEELTMEVKGLDFIAGMPRTIPVGSAEIREAINEPVTAIIEAVKQALSMTLPELSADIYDKGIILTGGGSQLRGLDERIRKETGLSVNVIDDPMTCVCKGAARILEDLDKYRPVLVASST from the coding sequence TTGTTCGGACTTTTCTCTTGTGATATCGGTATCGATTTGGGTACCGCAAATACGCTTGTCCATGTGGCTGGGCAGGGCATTGTCATTAATGAACCGACGGTGATTGCGGTAGACCGCAAGAGCAATCGCATTACAGCTATTGGTGCTGAGGCTAAGAAAATGCTTGGCCGTACGTCTGGTGAAAGTCGTGCTATTCGTCCGATGCGAGACGGTGTTATTGCTGATTTTGAGCTTGTTGAAAAACTTTTGACTACCTTTATCAGGCGCGTTCAGCGCTATCCGATGTGGATGGCGAAACCGCGTGTGGTGGTTGGCGTTCCGAACGGAATTACCGAAGTGGAAACGCGCGCCGTGATTGATGCTATCAAGATGACGGGTGCAAAGGAAGTCCACTTGGTCCATGAACCGATGGCTGCTGCAATTGGTATGGGCATTCCGGTTGAAGAACCTGTCGGTAACATGATTGTGGATATTGGCGGCGGTACGTCCGATATTGCCGTGATTGCTTTGAACAAGTCCGACTGCAACGGCTCTGTGCGCGTGGGCGGTGACGAAATGGACGAAGCGATTGTGCGTTACTTGCGTACCATGTACAACCTCTGCGTCGGTGAAAGCACTGCCGAACAGATCAAGATTCAGATTGGTTCTGCAAATCCGCTCGAAGAAGAATTGACGATGGAAGTCAAGGGCCTTGACTTTATTGCTGGTATGCCGCGCACGATTCCGGTTGGAAGTGCCGAAATCCGCGAAGCCATCAATGAACCGGTGACTGCCATTATCGAAGCGGTAAAGCAGGCTTTGAGCATGACTCTCCCGGAACTTTCTGCCGATATTTACGACAAGGGCATTATCCTCACGGGTGGCGGCTCCCAGCTGCGCGGCCTTGACGAACGTATCCGCAAGGAAACGGGCCTCTCGGTCAACGTGATTGACGATCCGATGACTTGCGTTTGCAAGGGTGCTGCTCGCATTCTCGAAGACTTGGACAAGTACCGTCCTGTTTTGGTCGCTTCTTCTACGTAA
- a CDS encoding AgmX/PglI C-terminal domain-containing protein: MAKKNIDPFIASLMPESDKKMGAIAGVSLVIALAMCIWASMYEQVVAEVVFDNADSVDLTTSMQIEQKEEKKEEKKKPEPKKPRKKAGGGGKPRGKGQPNAPQTRGVLKLLTAQTKNASAAAYDLMKNQKFTKDIDKVLKDVAGLQTTGKTVLGGRRGKANGGFNEGYAEGGSGGIGDGLAGLLGGGGGGIATKAKGSIKTPSMRDIDMGAGGGSRSAADIMKVVRQRTPGLRHIYNKCLKKKPGFQGKVTLRFTIAPGGEIISISTVSSTTGFSEFDSEIKNAVSRWTFSKVKSGNTTVTIPFTFSE, translated from the coding sequence ATGGCTAAGAAGAACATAGATCCGTTTATTGCGTCGCTCATGCCGGAATCCGACAAGAAGATGGGCGCAATCGCCGGTGTCTCTCTTGTGATCGCTTTGGCTATGTGTATTTGGGCTTCCATGTACGAACAGGTCGTTGCTGAAGTCGTATTCGACAACGCTGATTCCGTGGACCTTACTACTTCCATGCAGATTGAGCAGAAGGAAGAAAAGAAGGAAGAAAAGAAGAAGCCTGAACCGAAAAAGCCTCGTAAGAAAGCTGGTGGTGGTGGTAAGCCGCGCGGTAAGGGCCAGCCGAACGCTCCGCAGACTCGCGGCGTGCTCAAGCTCCTCACTGCACAGACCAAGAATGCCTCTGCTGCTGCTTATGACTTGATGAAGAACCAGAAGTTCACCAAGGACATCGATAAGGTGCTCAAGGACGTTGCTGGTCTCCAGACTACGGGTAAGACCGTTCTCGGTGGCCGTCGCGGTAAGGCTAATGGTGGCTTCAACGAAGGTTACGCAGAAGGTGGTTCCGGTGGTATCGGTGACGGCCTTGCTGGCCTCCTTGGCGGTGGTGGCGGTGGTATCGCTACTAAGGCTAAGGGCTCCATCAAGACTCCGTCTATGCGCGATATCGACATGGGTGCCGGTGGTGGTTCCCGTTCCGCAGCAGACATCATGAAGGTTGTCCGCCAGCGTACTCCGGGTCTTCGCCACATCTATAACAAGTGCCTGAAGAAGAAACCGGGATTCCAGGGTAAGGTTACCTTGAGATTCACGATCGCTCCGGGTGGCGAAATCATCAGCATTTCCACTGTGTCTTCCACGACCGGTTTCAGCGAATTCGATAGCGAAATCAAGAACGCCGTCAGCCGCTGGACCTTCAGCAAGGTGAAGTCCGGTAACACGACGGTTACGATTCCGTTCACGTTCTCCGAATAA
- a CDS encoding biopolymer transporter ExbD gives MARKSRKYSEDVPFSLTSMMDMMTIILVFMIKNMDAEGQLLTQAENLILPISTSKVQPKEVSLTVVVDANYVIVDNEKVVPTADVLAQEDLLVTKVDEILKDRRAIEQEHALKMGLPADEAGHIIVQIDKNIPYDAMYKVMATCGFSGYTNIAFAVMQKNGGEE, from the coding sequence ATGGCTAGAAAATCTCGTAAGTATAGCGAAGACGTACCTTTCTCCTTAACGTCCATGATGGACATGATGACCATCATCTTGGTGTTCATGATTAAGAACATGGACGCTGAAGGTCAGCTCTTGACCCAGGCAGAAAACTTGATTCTTCCGATCTCTACCTCTAAGGTTCAGCCGAAGGAAGTGTCTCTGACTGTCGTGGTCGATGCTAACTACGTTATCGTTGACAATGAAAAGGTCGTGCCGACCGCTGACGTTCTCGCTCAGGAAGACCTCCTCGTTACGAAGGTGGACGAAATCTTGAAGGATCGTCGCGCAATCGAACAGGAACACGCTCTCAAGATGGGCCTTCCTGCTGACGAAGCCGGTCACATCATTGTTCAGATTGACAAGAACATCCCGTATGATGCGATGTATAAGGTCATGGCTACTTGTGGCTTCTCCGGATACACGAACATCGCATTCGCCGTGATGCAGAAGAACGGCGGGGAGGAATAA
- a CDS encoding biopolymer transporter ExbD, whose translation MAKQIKKPGKVEEPDLLPAMGLFTILIPMLLTMTAFSKLAIVEVNLPERSQMIMDNDVPPPPDEQALNLSLAIANNYLVIGARGGFQPNVYFKEMWTFRCKSDAQLVTYAMEDVKSAVESGHGPKCKDGSEMDKEKYLYEIETIELWAIQKESEEDPGKVIWAAYKNDGSAEEAHADSAFVDGANNFLSLPGEGVGGLQKPAALKAPTPGMALATLQPNSARTLKPGDKTMVYPLSAYDLIAKDLIAIHTQFIDLDDVDNIIIVANDDTQFDKIIQLMDRAKEAGFSKINLAKLGG comes from the coding sequence ATGGCAAAACAAATCAAGAAACCAGGAAAGGTCGAAGAACCGGATTTGCTTCCGGCGATGGGCTTGTTCACCATCTTGATTCCTATGCTTCTGACCATGACTGCTTTCTCCAAACTTGCCATTGTCGAAGTGAATCTGCCTGAACGCAGCCAGATGATCATGGACAATGACGTGCCGCCTCCACCTGATGAGCAGGCATTGAACTTGTCACTCGCTATCGCTAACAACTACCTTGTTATCGGTGCACGCGGTGGTTTCCAGCCGAACGTCTATTTCAAGGAAATGTGGACGTTCCGTTGCAAGTCTGATGCTCAGCTCGTTACCTATGCGATGGAAGACGTGAAGTCGGCTGTTGAAAGTGGACATGGACCGAAGTGCAAAGATGGTTCCGAAATGGATAAAGAGAAGTATCTCTATGAAATCGAAACCATCGAACTTTGGGCTATTCAGAAGGAATCTGAAGAAGACCCGGGTAAGGTCATTTGGGCCGCTTATAAGAACGACGGAAGTGCTGAAGAAGCTCACGCTGACAGTGCTTTCGTAGATGGCGCTAACAACTTCTTGTCTCTTCCGGGTGAAGGCGTAGGTGGTCTTCAGAAGCCGGCTGCTCTCAAGGCTCCGACTCCTGGCATGGCTCTCGCAACGCTTCAGCCGAACTCTGCCCGTACTCTCAAGCCGGGTGACAAGACTATGGTTTATCCGCTTTCCGCATACGATCTCATTGCTAAGGACTTGATCGCTATCCATACTCAGTTCATCGACTTGGACGACGTTGATAACATCATCATCGTTGCAAACGACGATACTCAGTTCGATAAGATCATCCAGCTCATGGACCGTGCTAAGGAAGCTGGTTTCAGCAAGATCAACCTTGCTAAGTTGGGAGGTTAA
- a CDS encoding MotA/TolQ/ExbB proton channel family protein: MSKLLQSFSPESDGYQFMWIILVVFIIGLGFSLERVTYIMIKSSKGRAKFMADFGKLVMQNQLEQALQFAKSSKLPIAKVMDAIVGAKLNCKDADKARDMMTAASDAVFLTEAPRLTRYISIISVMASISTLLGLMGTIYGLIYTFDAVANKPASERAKALADGIAIAMGTTLLGLLSAVPLLVIVGLLNMNSERLIQEMEEKGLKIINSLA, from the coding sequence ATGTCTAAATTGCTTCAATCCTTCAGCCCTGAATCTGATGGTTACCAGTTCATGTGGATCATCTTGGTCGTGTTCATCATCGGCCTTGGCTTCTCCCTGGAACGTGTTACCTACATTATGATTAAGAGCTCCAAGGGCCGCGCTAAGTTTATGGCTGATTTCGGTAAGCTCGTTATGCAGAACCAGCTCGAACAGGCTCTCCAGTTCGCTAAGAGCTCCAAGCTCCCGATCGCTAAGGTCATGGACGCTATCGTCGGTGCAAAGCTCAACTGCAAGGATGCTGACAAGGCTCGTGACATGATGACTGCTGCTTCTGACGCTGTGTTCCTCACTGAAGCTCCGCGCCTCACTCGCTACATCTCCATCATTTCCGTTATGGCTTCCATCTCCACGTTGCTCGGACTTATGGGTACGATTTACGGTCTGATCTACACCTTCGACGCTGTTGCTAACAAGCCGGCTTCTGAACGTGCTAAGGCTCTTGCTGATGGTATTGCTATCGCTATGGGTACTACGCTCCTCGGACTTCTCTCTGCAGTTCCTCTCCTCGTTATTGTCGGTCTTCTCAACATGAACTCCGAACGCCTCATCCAGGAAATGGAAGAAAAGGGCCTCAAGATTATCAACTCCCTCGCTTAA